In Eupeodes corollae chromosome 3, idEupCoro1.1, whole genome shotgun sequence, a single genomic region encodes these proteins:
- the LOC129951270 gene encoding (Lyso)-N-acylphosphatidylethanolamine lipase, which translates to MTLATDRSCQANMDVIEKQHKGVGSWLWGWVFNWTQSSPNMLRAVEKRILSFLQKPYRGFYVDIGPAIGESDKVWTVEMNTESKEVPLVMLHGLGAGIALWVMNLDALAQQRPVYAMDILGFGRSSRPQFSTDAYVCEKQFVKSVEEWRREMNIPNMILLGHSMGGYIASSYALSYPDRVKHLVLADPWGFPERPSPDSTTAKSIPVWVRAIAFVLTPLNPLWALRAAGPFGQWVVQKTRPDIMRKFSSAVEEETSLLAQYIHQCNAQTPSGESAFHSMMEGFGWAKNPMVKRLKDIREDIPITFIYGSRSWMDSSSGPLIKSQRINSSVDIKVVSGAGHHVYADKPEVFNRYVNEACDATKRAQAEAAQQSHKIRESTESDEEHENAAQPSLKRK; encoded by the exons ATGACATTAGCAACAGATCGCAGCTGTCAGGCTAATATGGACGTAATAGAG AAACAACATAAGGGAGTTGGTTCGTGGCTCTGGGGATGGGTTTTTAATTGGACACAAAGTTCACCGAACATGTTACGCGCCGTCGAGAAGAGGATCCTCTCGTTCCTCCAAAAGCCATACCGTGGATTTTATGTAGACATTGGCCCAGCCATCGGGGAATCCGATAAGGTATGGACAGTCGAGATGAATACCGAATCGAAAGAAGTGCCTTTGGTCATGCTTCATGGCTTGGGGGCTGGAATTGCTCTCTGGGTAATGAATTTAGATGCACTGGCCCAACAACGACCCGTATATGCGATGGACATACTTGGCTTTGGCCGGAGCTCTAGGCCGCAGTTTTCGACTGATGCTTATGTGTGcgaaaaacaatttgttaaatcGGTGGAAGAATGGCGGCGAGAAATGAATATTCCTAATATGATACTGCTGGGTCATTCGATGGGTGGATACATAGCCTCTAGCTACGCCTTATCTTACCCCGATAGAGTAAAGCACCTTGTTCTGGCTGACCCGTGGGGATTCCCCGAACGACCGAGTCCTGACAGTACTACGGCGAAATCTATTCCCGTTTGGGTACGTGCAATAGCTTTTGTGCTCACACCGCTGAATCCTCTTTGGGCTCTTCGAGCTGCTGGTCCATTTGGCCAGTGGGTAGTCCAGAAAACCCGCCCTGACATTATGCGAAAGTTCTCATCGGCTGTTGAGGAAGAAACCAGTCTCCTAGCACAATACATCCACCAGTGTAATGCTCAAACCCCCAGTGGGGAGAGTGCATTCCACTCGATGATGGAAGGCTTTGGCTGGGCCAAGAATCCCATGGTTAAACGTTTGAAGGACATTCGTGAAGACATCCCCATAACATTCATCTACGGGTCTCGCTCTTGGATGGACAGTTCGTCTGGACCTTTGATAAAATCCCAAAGGATCAACAGTTCTGTGGACATAAAAGTAGTTTCCGGTGCCGGACACCACGTCTATGCCGACAAACCCGAAGTATTCAATAGGTATGTAAATGAAGCTTGTGACGCAACTAAAAGAGCACAAGCCGAAGCAGCCCAACAGAGCCATAAGATCCGAGAGTCGACAGAGTCAGATGAGGAACACGAAAATGCCGCACAACCGAGTTTGAAGAGAAAATAG
- the LOC129950323 gene encoding putative nuclease HARBI1 isoform X1 → MSDSEEDEVIARAVIVVNDLLAVGSLSDQLQENIKEDRVRNTNYYEVVIPDYSLEEFRCHFRMSRSCFSDLMTKIGNLKCVHQLEKKLLYTIWTLSKQESFLSSGDRFNLAPSSAHNSFCEILDLLCSLLAQYIKWPSISQYNDISRVFREKSGGYIPGIVGAIDGCHIQIKQPVKNPIDYYNRKNTHSIILQGVCDHRAVFIDIYVGAPGRLHDARVFRNSPLSDKLAQFLPADYHLVGDAAYPLGQNLITPFRDNGHLLERQINFNTRLSSARITIEQTFGFLKGRFRRLKYLDVSSPMLANKIITASCILHNHIHLFNESGNFSDIESENDDDLGNDLNSSQNMENQERSSCARKRNFLLNNF, encoded by the exons atgAGCGATTCGGAAGAAGATGAAGTCATAG CTAGAGCTGTGATTGTCGTAAACGATCTCCTCGCAGTGGGTTCCTTATCTGACCAACTTcaagaaaacattaaagaagATCGCGTAAGGAATACGAACTATTATGAAGTAGTAATTCCAGATTACAGTTTAGAAGAATTCCGGTGCCATTTTCGAATGAGTCGAAGTTGTTTttcg GATCTTATGACAAAGATTGGAAATCTCAAGTGTGTTCATcagttggaaaaaaaacttttgtatactATTTGGACTTTAAGCAAACAAGAGAGTTTTTTGTCATCTGGCGATCGTTTCAATTTAGCACCAAGTTCAGCACACAATTCATTTTGTGAGATTCTGGATTTGTTGTGTTCCCTTTTGGCTCAATACATTAAGTGGCCATCAATAAGCCAATATAATGATATATCCCGG gtatttcgagaaaaatcaggAGGTTATATTCCCGGGATCGTTGGTGCGATAGATGGGTGTCACATTCAAATAAAACAGCCGGTCAAGAACCCTATAGACTACTACAACAGAAAAAATACGCATTCGATTATTTTACAAG gaGTTTGTGACCATCGAGCTGTTTTCATCGATATTTATGTAGGCGCTCCTGGTCGACTACATGATGCTCGAGTTTTTAGAAATAGCCCTCTCTCTGATAAATTGGCTCAATTCTTGCCTGCCGACTACCATCTTGTAGGAGATGCTGCCTACCCTCTAGGTCAAAACCTAATAACTCCCTTCCGTGACAATGGACACCTTCTCGAAAGGCAAATCAATTTCAATACACGCCTTAGCAGTGCCAGAATAACCATAGAGcaaacttttggttttctcaAAGGCCGATTTCGTCGATTGAAATATTTGGATGTTTCAAGTCCTATGCTGgccaataaaattataacagcTAGTTGCATTTTGCACAAccacattcatttatttaatgaatctGGAAATTTTTCTGACATCGAATCTGAAAATGATGACGATCTGGgaaatgatttaaattcaagTCAAAACATGGAAAACCAAGAAAGAAGCAGCtgtgctagaaaaagaaacttcttgttgaacaatttttaa
- the LOC129950323 gene encoding putative nuclease HARBI1 isoform X2 yields MSRSCFSDLMTKIGNLKCVHQLEKKLLYTIWTLSKQESFLSSGDRFNLAPSSAHNSFCEILDLLCSLLAQYIKWPSISQYNDISRVFREKSGGYIPGIVGAIDGCHIQIKQPVKNPIDYYNRKNTHSIILQGVCDHRAVFIDIYVGAPGRLHDARVFRNSPLSDKLAQFLPADYHLVGDAAYPLGQNLITPFRDNGHLLERQINFNTRLSSARITIEQTFGFLKGRFRRLKYLDVSSPMLANKIITASCILHNHIHLFNESGNFSDIESENDDDLGNDLNSSQNMENQERSSCARKRNFLLNNF; encoded by the exons ATGAGTCGAAGTTGTTTttcg GATCTTATGACAAAGATTGGAAATCTCAAGTGTGTTCATcagttggaaaaaaaacttttgtatactATTTGGACTTTAAGCAAACAAGAGAGTTTTTTGTCATCTGGCGATCGTTTCAATTTAGCACCAAGTTCAGCACACAATTCATTTTGTGAGATTCTGGATTTGTTGTGTTCCCTTTTGGCTCAATACATTAAGTGGCCATCAATAAGCCAATATAATGATATATCCCGG gtatttcgagaaaaatcaggAGGTTATATTCCCGGGATCGTTGGTGCGATAGATGGGTGTCACATTCAAATAAAACAGCCGGTCAAGAACCCTATAGACTACTACAACAGAAAAAATACGCATTCGATTATTTTACAAG gaGTTTGTGACCATCGAGCTGTTTTCATCGATATTTATGTAGGCGCTCCTGGTCGACTACATGATGCTCGAGTTTTTAGAAATAGCCCTCTCTCTGATAAATTGGCTCAATTCTTGCCTGCCGACTACCATCTTGTAGGAGATGCTGCCTACCCTCTAGGTCAAAACCTAATAACTCCCTTCCGTGACAATGGACACCTTCTCGAAAGGCAAATCAATTTCAATACACGCCTTAGCAGTGCCAGAATAACCATAGAGcaaacttttggttttctcaAAGGCCGATTTCGTCGATTGAAATATTTGGATGTTTCAAGTCCTATGCTGgccaataaaattataacagcTAGTTGCATTTTGCACAAccacattcatttatttaatgaatctGGAAATTTTTCTGACATCGAATCTGAAAATGATGACGATCTGGgaaatgatttaaattcaagTCAAAACATGGAAAACCAAGAAAGAAGCAGCtgtgctagaaaaagaaacttcttgttgaacaatttttaa